The Candidatus Hydrogenedentota bacterium DNA segment TCATGCTCCTGATTCACGTCTTTCAAGCGAATCTCCGGCGGCAGCCCGTCGCAAAGCAGAACGCGGCCCACCGTCGTGTCGACCAGCTTCCCGTCTTCATCGCGGACTTTCACCGTCGCGTGAATATCCACCTTGCCGGCCGCGTGGGCCATGATTACCGCGTCCAGGCTCGGGAAGACCCGGCCCGGGTTCAGAATCTCGCCTTTCTTGCCGGTCCATTCCGGCTTCCATTCGCCCTTGGCGCCCGCGCGGGCCCGCGTCATCCACGCGATACCCAGAACGATGTCCTGCGAGGGCGTAACGATCGGGCTGCCGTCGGAGGGCGAGAAGATGTTCGACGACGCCATCATCAGCAAATGCGCTTCCAGTTGCGCCGCGGGCATTAACGGCACGTGCACGGCCATCTGGTCGCCGTCAAAGTCGGCATTGAACGCGCGGCACACAAGCGGGTGAATGCGAATAGCCTTTCCTTCGATGAGCACCGGCTGGAACGCCTGAATTCCCAGACGGTGCAACGTCGGTGCGCGGTTCAGCAGCACCGGATGGTCCTTGATGACCGCCTCCAGAATGTCCCAGACTTCCTCGCGGCCCTGCGTGATCTGCTTCTTGGCCGCCTTGATCGTCGTGGCCAGGTCGCGTTCCTTGAGCTGGTGAATGATGAACGGCTCGAACAGTTCGAGCGCCATCGTCTTCGGCAGACCGCACTGATGCAGTCTGAGTTCCGGCCCGACCACGATCACCGAGCGGCCGGAATAGTCGACCCGCTTGCCGAGCAGATTCTGCCGGAACCGGCCCTGCTTGCCCTTGAGCATGTCGCTGAGCGACTTGAGCGGCCGGTTGCCGGCCCCGAGCACCGTGCGGCCATGCCGGCCGTTATCGAACAAGGCGTCCACCGCCTCCTGCAGCATCCGTTTCTCATTGCGCAAAATGACCTCGGGCGCGCGCAGTTCGATGAGCCGCTTCAGCCGGTTGTTGCGGTTGATAACCCGGCGGTACAGGTCGTTCAGGTCGCTGGTCGCGTACCGCCCGCCTTCCAGCGGCACCAGCGGGCGCAAATCCGGCGGAATCACGGGGATCAGGTCAAGGACCATCCAGGCCGCATTGTTGCCGGACTTGCGTAGCGCCTCGACTACCTTCAGGCGCTTGATCGCCTTGGCGCGCGCTTGCGCGGAGCTGGTCTTCGCAAACTTCTGGTGCAATTCGGCGCTTAACGCATCAATGTCGATTTCTTCCAGGAGCTTCTTGATCGCCTCGGCGCCCATTTTCGCCACGAATTCGCGCTTGTGCTCCGGATTGTCCGAGTATTGAGCCCGCGCGTCCTGGTACTCGTCCTCCGTGAGCATCTGCATCTTCTCGAGCTTGGTGTCGCCCGGATCGATGACGATGTAGTTCTCGAAATAGATGATTCGCTCGAGCGCGCGGATGGACAAGTCCAGCAGATTACCGATGCAGCTTGGCGTCGTCTTGAAAAACCAGATGTGGGTTACCGGCGAGGCCAGCTTGATATGGCCCATCCGCTCCCGGCGCACCTTGGACTCCGTGATCTCGACGCCGCAGCGGTCGCACGTGATCCCGCGGTGCTTGACCTTCTTGTACTTGCCGCAGCCGCATTCCCAATCCTTGACCGGACCGAAGATGCGCTCGCAGAAGAGGCCGTCTTTTTCGGGTTTGAACGTGCGATAGTTGATGGTTTCCGGTTTCTTGACTTCGCCGCGAGACCATTTCTGGATCTCTTCCGGCGAAGCCAGCCGGATGGATAACGCATCAAAGCGGTCGCCCGTTGTGGGTATATGTTTGGCCACGGCTTAGTCCTCCGTACCTTCTTCTTCACTTTCAGCTTCGGTAACGCTCTCGACGCGGACCAGCTTGATCACGTCGAGGCACAGAGCCTGCATTTCCCGCACGAGCACGTTGAAGGATTCCGGCGTTCCGGCCTCCACGTCGCGCTCGCCTTTCACGATGGCCTCATAGGCCTTCGTGCGGCCCTGGATATCGTCCGATTTGATGGTCAGCAACTCTTGCAGCGTATAGGCGGAGCCGTAGGCCTGCAATGCCCACACCTCCATTTCGCCGAAGCGCTGGCCGCCGAACTGCGCTTTGCCGCCGAGCGGCTGCTGGGTCACCAGCGAATACGGCCCAATGGCGCGCGCGTGGATCTTGTCATCGACCAAGTGGTTCAGCTTCATGATGTAGATCTGGCCCACGCAAGTCTCCTGATGAAACACGTCGCCCGTGCGCCCGTCGCGCAGCAGGATCTTGCCGCTCTCCGGCAGCCCGGACTTGCGCAGGTGATCGCGCACCACCGATTCCGATGCGCCGTTGAACACCGGCGACGCCACGCGCATGCCCAGCGCCTTGACGGCCCAGCCGAGGTGCGTCTCCAGGATCTGGCCCACGTTCATGCGCGACGGCACGCCCAGCGGGTTCAAGATGATCTGGATGGGCGTGCCGTCCGGCAGGAACGGCATGTCCTCCACCGGGACGATCTTCGCCACGACGCCCTTGTTTCCGTGCCGGCCGGCCATCTTGTCGCCGACGGACATCCGCCGCTTCGTCGCGACGAACACTTTCACCAGCTTGATGACGCCCGGCGGCAGTTCATCGCCCCGGCGCAGCCGCTCGATCTGGCTGTCGCGGAAGGCAACCAGCTTCGCCTCTTCCATGGCGGCCATGTTTACCAGACGCGTGAACTTCGCCTGGATTTTCGGGTCTTCGACGCGCAACCGGGCCAGCACGCTGTAGTCCGTCTTGTCCAGATGCGCGACGCGGATGCGCTTGCCCTTTTCAAGCGCCATCTGTTCCGTCTTGTGGTCGGGCACGTCATCGAGGATCTTCAAGCCGATAAGGTCGTCGCGCACCAGGTTCACGAACTGCGCCCGGATTTCGGCGATACGGTCGTCATACTGGCGCTTGATTTTGCCCACCTCGGTCGTCAGCGATTTCTTCGATTGCGCATCCGCGGCCTTGTCGCGGCGGCTGCACACCTTCACATCGACGACCACGCCCTCGGCGCCCGGCGGCACCGTCAGCGACGCGTCCCGGACGTCCTCGGCCTTTTCGCCGAAGATAGCGCGCAGCAGTTTCTCTTCGGGGGCAAGTTCCGTCTCGCCTTTAGGCGTCACCTTGCCCACCAGGATGTCGCCATGCCGTACCTTCGCGCCGATGCGCACAATGCCGTCCTCATCCAGGCTCTTGAGCGCGTCCTCGCTCACGTTCGGGATGTCCCGCGTGATTTCTTCCGGACCAAGCTTGGTGTCGCGCGCCTCCAATTCGAAGACCTGGATGTGAATCGAGGTGTACACGTCGTCCTTCACGAGGTCTTCGCTCAGAATGATCGCGTCTTCGAAGTTGTAGCCTTCCCACGGCATGAACGCGACCAGCACGTTGCGGCCCAGCGCCAGTTCGCCCTTGTCGGTGGCCGGGCCGTCGGCGATGATGTCGCCCGCCTGCACGTGGTCGCCCTTGCTCACGATGGGGCGCTGGTTGATGCACGTGTTCTGGTTTGACCGCATGTACTTCTTGAGCACATAGACGTCTTCTTCGGCGCGGAAGGGATTGGCATCTTCCTTCGCGGACTTCTTCGTGTGCTTGACCCGGATGACTTCGCCGTCGGCGTACTCGACGACGCCCGAGCGGTCCGCGCGCACGACGGTGCCCGAGTTCTTGGCGACCACGTGTTCGAGGCCGGTGCCCACGAGCGGCGCCTCGGCGCGCAGCAGCGGCACGGCCTGGCGCTGCATGTTCGAGCCCATCAACGCGCGGTTCGCGTCGTCGTGTTCGAGGAAGGGAATCAACGCGGCGGCCACGCTCACGAGCTGCTTGGGCGACACGTCCATGTAGTCGACCTTCTTCGGGTCCACGAGCGGAAAGTCGCTCTGATGACGCGCCAGCACCAGGTCGCGTTCGAAGCGGCCGTGTTTGTCCAGGGGCGCATTCGCCTGCGCGATAATGTAATTGTCTTCGTCGTAGGCGGAGAGCATTTCAATCTCGCCGGTCACCTTGCCGTTTTCCACCTTGCGGTACGGCGTTTCGAGGAAGCCGTACTCGTTGATCCGCGCATAGGTGGAAAGCGAGGCCATAAGCCCGATATTCGGGCCTTCCGGCGTCTCAATCGGGCAGATGCGGCCATAGTGCGTGGGGTGCACGTCGCGCACCTCAAACCCGGCCCGCTCGCGGCTGAGGCCGCCCGGCCCCAGCGCGCTGAGACGCCGCTTGTGCGTCAGTTCCGCCAGGGGATTGATCTGGTCCATGAAGTGCGAGAGCTGACTGCGCCCGAAAAAGTCCTTGATAACCGCGCTGACCGGTTTCGGGTTCACCAGGTTCTGCGGGGTCAGCTGCTCTTCATCCTGATAATTCATCCGTTCGCGAACAGTGCGTTCCATGCGCACCAGGCCAATGCGCACCTGGTTCGCGAGCAGTTCACCGACCGCGCGGACACGGCGGTTGCCGAGGTGGTCGATGTCGTCCAGCACCCCTTCGCCGCCCTTCAGCCGCACCAGGTATCGCAACGTCGCGATGACGTCTTCCTGCGTCAGCGTCTTGTTATCCTGCGGCACCTGCAAGCCGAGTTTCCGGTTGATCTTGTAACGGCCAACCGCCGCGAAGTCATAACGGCTCGCGTCAAAGAACATGCGCTGGAAAAACGTGCGCACGGTTGCGTCCGTCGCCGGGTCGCCGGGCCGGATGCGACTGTAAATGTCGCGGAACGCATCCAACTGCGTCTGAGTCTTGTCCTGGGAAAGCGTCTGCACGATACTCGGGTCGCGGAAAAGGTCTTCCGCGTCGATCAGCGTGATTTCCTTCACCGGCGATTGCATGAGGCGGTCGACGGTCGAGTCCGTCAGTTCCGTCGCCGCATCCGCGAGAATCTCGCCGGTTTCCAGGTCTATGGCGTCCGCCGCCAGTACGCGCCCCACCAGGTCGAGCGGTTCGTGCTGCCGCGTGCCAATCTTGACGCGCGTGCGCCCCAGCGTCGCAGTCTCCGTCCTGTAGAAAAGCCGGATGACATCTTCTGCTTCCTCCGTGCCAAACGCGCGCAGGAAAGTGGTCGCCAACACCTTCGACCGCCGGTCGATAGTGAGCCACAGGTAGTCGTTCACGTCATATTCGAATTCAAGCCATGCCCCGCGATACGGGATGATGCGGGCGGACAACAGGGGCTTGCCATTCTGATGGATCTTCCGCTCGAAGGACACGCCCGGCGACTTGTGCAACTGACTGACGATGACGCGTTCCGCGCCGTTTATGATAAACGTGCCGGTGGGCGTCATGACGGGCAGTTCGCCGAGGAAGACCTCTTGTTCGATCATCCCCTGCTCACGCGGTTCGCTCGAAGCGTCCTGCTCGTGATAACGGACCAGACGGAGTAACGCCTTCAGCGACGCGGCGTATGTCATCCCGCGTTCCTGGCATTCCTGAATCGTGTATTTCGGCGGCGTGAACGAGTAATAGACAAACTCGAGCTTGGTCATTCCGTCCGGCGATTCGATGGGGAACACTTCATGGAATACTTCCTGGAGCCCCGTGTTCGCACGTTGGTCGGGCGGCACGTCCCACTGAAGGAAATCACCGTAGGACTTCGTCTGAATCTCGATGAGGTCCGGCAGGTCCAGGGTGTCCGGTATCCTGCCAAGCAACGGGCGTCGTTCAGAAAAGGCAACAGCCATGCGGAGACTCCTATAGCTACGAGGTTGCGGCCAAGACGTTTCCGACTCTGCGCATCTTACGTCTAGAAGGGAAACAGATCTCCGGGAAGACAGATCTCCCCTATGGAGCAGGATGAAATTCTAGCAAGAACAACGCCAATTGTCAAGTGTCATGCCACCTTTTTCTTCCCTCCTCCGGAAAAAACCGTCCAACCCGCCGCCTCACCGGCGCCGCGGAAGGGTCTAACCATCCGGGCCGCCGCATCCTTCCATCCGTTCGTCCTCACCCGGCGCCCGCCTAGGACCGCCCTTCAGAGGCGCCCACAGCGGAATCAAGAACCAACACCAAGGTAAACCCCAAGGCCGCGCCGTCTCCCCGGCCGAGTTCCCAAGCCCCGCCTCACGCAGGCGGCAAGTATGAGGCCGGGTCGACTGCCTTGCCCTCGATGCGCACCTCGTAGTGCAAGTGCGGTGTCGTTGCGCGGCCGGTGCGACCGATCTGCCCCACCCGGTCGCCTTTGTGCACCGCGTCGCCGACCGCCACAGTGCGCGTAGACAGATGCGCATACGCCGTGGCGCGGCCATTGCCGTGGTCCACAACGACAATGTGCCCGTAACCGTCCTGCACACCCGACAGGGTTACGACCCCGTCCGCCGTCGCTACGACCGGCGCCCCAAACGGCGCCTTGATGTCTATCCCTCTATGTAGCCGGGACTTACCGCCGCCGATCGACCGGCGCGCGCCATAGGTGGAGATAACCTTGCGGTCTGGGTGGTCGACGGGCCAGCCTTCCGGCGTGCTGACCGCAGGGACAGGAGCGGGCTCGGGCGCTTGCGTCGTGGGCGCGGCATCGGGAACACGAACCAGTCGAGGTTCAAGATAATAGAGGTAAGGCGCGGGGGGCCTTGCGGGGACCATCGTTGTCCGCGTCACCTCGCGGTGCCCCGCGCAACCCGACAGGACTGAAAACAACAAACACACCCCCACAATAACACTCCCCCGCGCCGCGCCAATTCGCATGCTTGGGCTCCTTCCGCAAAAAGTCCCGTCCTCGCACCCGGAAGAGGTCCACCCGCCGTCGCCGCCGCGGCCGCTCCCGCACACAGCGTGTCCTTCAGCCGTTACACGCATGCTCTGGGGTTAAACAGCCGGCCTTCGCCGCCAAAGACAAAAAGTATAGCAGTTCCGGCTGCGGATTTCGACTTTTGCGCGGGCAGTTTCGAGTGGCATGAATCCATGCATGAGCCGAGAACATGCAAGCGGCTTTCAGCATGGGGTAGATTATCCGGGACAGTTGTCCGATTCTCGGGAAAGCTCTCTGTCGAGGGTCGTCCGCCATGGGCAAGGAAATCGAGCGCAAATTCCTGATTGCGGGGGACACCTGGCGCACGGGTGCGCGCGGCGTTTCGTGCCGTCAGGGGTACCTGTGCGTCGGGCCGCCGGTCGCCGTCCGCGTACGGGTCATGGGCGGCCGCGCCACGCTGAATATCAAGAGAGCCACGCTCGACATCACGCGTGACGAATTCGAGTATCCCATCCCGGCTGAGGACGCGGAAGCGTTGCTCGCCGGGCTCTGCCAAGGCTATCTGGTCGAGAAAACCCGGTATCGTATAGCCTTCGGCGGTCATGTGTGGGAGGTCGATGAGTTTCACGGGCTCAACGCCGGGCTGCTGGTGGCCGAAATCGAACTGAATACGCCGGACGAGCCGTTCGCGCGGCCGCCATGGGTCGGAAGCGAGGTATCCGGTGACCCGCGCTACCTGAACTCGAGCCTGACTACGCGGCCGTATTGCCAATGGTCGGCCGCCGGCCGCACGTAACGCGCCCGCACCTTCGCCTACCGGCGCCGGAAAAACCCGCGCGCGCGTTTGACCGTCGCCCCGTGCCGTTTCGCGCCGCGCGCTTCCGTCGCCTCTTCCGCGCGCACGCCGGGCGCATGCCAGGTCGAGAGCACGGGCGGCGCGCCCTCGTAAGCGTGACGCGGCAGGTTGGTTCCAAGTACGCGCTCGATATTCTCCAGTTCCGCGTGCTCATTCGGGCATACGAACGTGATCGCGTCGCCTTCGCGCTCCGCGCGGGCCGTGCGCCCGATGCGGTGGATGTAATCATCGGCGTTGGTCGGGATATCGTAATTGATGACGTGGCTGACGTCCTCGATATCGAGGCCGCGCGCGGCCACGTCCGTGGCGACAAGCACCCGGTAGCGGCCGTTGCGGAACCCCTCAAGCGCCTGTTGCCGCTGCCGTTGCGAGAGGTCGCCGTGGATCACGGCCACCTTCAACCCGGCCTTGCGCAGCGAGAGCCCCAGGCGGTGCGTGCGCGTCTTCGTGCGCAGAAACACGATCGCGCTATCGACCGTGTCCTGCCGCAGGATGTCGACGAGCAGGCGCGACTTGTCTTCCTGCCGCACGGGATAGAGCAGTTGCCGCACGGTCTCGACAGGCATGCGAACCAACCCCACGTTGATGCGCTGCGGGCCGCGGGTAATCTCGGCGGCGATACGCTGGAGATCATCCGGAAACGTGGCGGAGAACATCATGGTCTGGCGGTCCCGCGGCAATTGGCGCACGATACGCTGGACATCCGGCAGGAACCCCATGTCGAGCATGCGGTCCGCCTCGTCGAGCACGAGGATCTCGAGATGGTTGAAACGGACCGCACCGCGGCCCATGTGGTCCAGCAACCGTCCCGGCGTAGCCACGATAACGTCGGAGCCCGCGCGCAAGGCGTCGGTCTGCGGTTGAAAACCGACGCCCCCGTACAGCAACGCCACCTTCAATTGCAGGGCCTTCCCCAGTTCCTTGACGACCGAATGCACCTGGACCGCAAGTTCGCGCGTCGGAACGAGCACCAGCATGCGGCACCGGCGCGGGGTGCCTCCTGCGAGGCGCGTCACGGCGGGCAGCGCGAACCCCAGGGTCTTGCCGGTGCCCGTTTGCGCCGTGGCAATGAGGTCCTTGCCCTCGAGCGCAGGCGGGATGGCTTGTTCCTGAATGGGCGTGGGCGTCTCAATACCCATCGCGTCCAGGACGCGCAGGCACCGGGGCTCCAGGTCAAAATCCGAGAAGGTCATGGAACATCACTACCGCACGACGCCGGGTACACCCCCGCAATCGGCCCGTCTTGTTGCCAGTATCTGCATTGCATGCGTTGACAAGTATAATTCAGGCGCCGCCGCGCTGTCGAAGCGCCCTCGCGCACCGGAACCGTCATTTCTCCTGCCGCAGCACGTTCATCGTGGTGGCGGCCGTGGCAACCACGTTCCCGTCCGCGTCGCAGGCCGTGCCCTCGAGAAACACCATCGTGCGCATGGCCGCGCGCAAGCGCGCCTCGACCGTGAACGCGCGGCCATCCGCGGGCAAGGACCGGATGTACGCCAGATTCAGGGTCACGCTGGCGCAGGGGCGCTGGACTTGGAGGAACGCGAGCATACCGAAGACAAAATCGAAGGCCGCCGCGATTATGCCACCCTGCAGCATGCCCATCGGGTTGGCGAACCGCTCCTGCGCGGGAAACGCGCACGCCGCCGTGTCCGCGGCAGCCGTGTCGAGGAATTGCGGGCGCAATTCCTCGACAATCCGCGGCGGCAGGGCAACGCTTGTTCCCATGCCCCCGCGCAGCTTGTCATAGATATCGTCCCAGGTTCCGCTCACGTATCAGGCCTGGATCTTCCGGACCTTCGGCGCGGCAATCCGCTCGATCGCCGGCATCTCGCCGGCCAGCGGGCGGCAGTACTTGACGAACGCCTCAGTGATTCCGTTGCCTTCGCTATTGATGAACTCATCCGGCATCTTCCGGACTTTCGCCGCCACGTGCTCAAGCGGGACTAGGTCGTATTCAATTGCGTAATCGCCGATACGCCGCAATACGACCGAGCCGTCCCGGTTGTGCCAGATGGCGTACTGCGCGGCCTTCTCCCCGACTTCGCG contains these protein-coding regions:
- the rpoB gene encoding DNA-directed RNA polymerase subunit beta, whose amino-acid sequence is MAVAFSERRPLLGRIPDTLDLPDLIEIQTKSYGDFLQWDVPPDQRANTGLQEVFHEVFPIESPDGMTKLEFVYYSFTPPKYTIQECQERGMTYAASLKALLRLVRYHEQDASSEPREQGMIEQEVFLGELPVMTPTGTFIINGAERVIVSQLHKSPGVSFERKIHQNGKPLLSARIIPYRGAWLEFEYDVNDYLWLTIDRRSKVLATTFLRAFGTEEAEDVIRLFYRTETATLGRTRVKIGTRQHEPLDLVGRVLAADAIDLETGEILADAATELTDSTVDRLMQSPVKEITLIDAEDLFRDPSIVQTLSQDKTQTQLDAFRDIYSRIRPGDPATDATVRTFFQRMFFDASRYDFAAVGRYKINRKLGLQVPQDNKTLTQEDVIATLRYLVRLKGGEGVLDDIDHLGNRRVRAVGELLANQVRIGLVRMERTVRERMNYQDEEQLTPQNLVNPKPVSAVIKDFFGRSQLSHFMDQINPLAELTHKRRLSALGPGGLSRERAGFEVRDVHPTHYGRICPIETPEGPNIGLMASLSTYARINEYGFLETPYRKVENGKVTGEIEMLSAYDEDNYIIAQANAPLDKHGRFERDLVLARHQSDFPLVDPKKVDYMDVSPKQLVSVAAALIPFLEHDDANRALMGSNMQRQAVPLLRAEAPLVGTGLEHVVAKNSGTVVRADRSGVVEYADGEVIRVKHTKKSAKEDANPFRAEEDVYVLKKYMRSNQNTCINQRPIVSKGDHVQAGDIIADGPATDKGELALGRNVLVAFMPWEGYNFEDAIILSEDLVKDDVYTSIHIQVFELEARDTKLGPEEITRDIPNVSEDALKSLDEDGIVRIGAKVRHGDILVGKVTPKGETELAPEEKLLRAIFGEKAEDVRDASLTVPPGAEGVVVDVKVCSRRDKAADAQSKKSLTTEVGKIKRQYDDRIAEIRAQFVNLVRDDLIGLKILDDVPDHKTEQMALEKGKRIRVAHLDKTDYSVLARLRVEDPKIQAKFTRLVNMAAMEEAKLVAFRDSQIERLRRGDELPPGVIKLVKVFVATKRRMSVGDKMAGRHGNKGVVAKIVPVEDMPFLPDGTPIQIILNPLGVPSRMNVGQILETHLGWAVKALGMRVASPVFNGASESVVRDHLRKSGLPESGKILLRDGRTGDVFHQETCVGQIYIMKLNHLVDDKIHARAIGPYSLVTQQPLGGKAQFGGQRFGEMEVWALQAYGSAYTLQELLTIKSDDIQGRTKAYEAIVKGERDVEAGTPESFNVLVREMQALCLDVIKLVRVESVTEAESEEEGTED
- a CDS encoding M23 family metallopeptidase, translated to MRIGAARGSVIVGVCLLFSVLSGCAGHREVTRTTMVPARPPAPYLYYLEPRLVRVPDAAPTTQAPEPAPVPAVSTPEGWPVDHPDRKVISTYGARRSIGGGKSRLHRGIDIKAPFGAPVVATADGVVTLSGVQDGYGHIVVVDHGNGRATAYAHLSTRTVAVGDAVHKGDRVGQIGRTGRATTPHLHYEVRIEGKAVDPASYLPPA
- a CDS encoding CYTH domain-containing protein, whose translation is MGKEIERKFLIAGDTWRTGARGVSCRQGYLCVGPPVAVRVRVMGGRATLNIKRATLDITRDEFEYPIPAEDAEALLAGLCQGYLVEKTRYRIAFGGHVWEVDEFHGLNAGLLVAEIELNTPDEPFARPPWVGSEVSGDPRYLNSSLTTRPYCQWSAAGRT
- a CDS encoding DEAD/DEAH box helicase — its product is MTFSDFDLEPRCLRVLDAMGIETPTPIQEQAIPPALEGKDLIATAQTGTGKTLGFALPAVTRLAGGTPRRCRMLVLVPTRELAVQVHSVVKELGKALQLKVALLYGGVGFQPQTDALRAGSDVIVATPGRLLDHMGRGAVRFNHLEILVLDEADRMLDMGFLPDVQRIVRQLPRDRQTMMFSATFPDDLQRIAAEITRGPQRINVGLVRMPVETVRQLLYPVRQEDKSRLLVDILRQDTVDSAIVFLRTKTRTHRLGLSLRKAGLKVAVIHGDLSQRQRQQALEGFRNGRYRVLVATDVAARGLDIEDVSHVINYDIPTNADDYIHRIGRTARAEREGDAITFVCPNEHAELENIERVLGTNLPRHAYEGAPPVLSTWHAPGVRAEEATEARGAKRHGATVKRARGFFRRR
- a CDS encoding PaaI family thioesterase; its protein translation is MSGTWDDIYDKLRGGMGTSVALPPRIVEELRPQFLDTAAADTAACAFPAQERFANPMGMLQGGIIAAAFDFVFGMLAFLQVQRPCASVTLNLAYIRSLPADGRAFTVEARLRAAMRTMVFLEGTACDADGNVVATAATTMNVLRQEK